In a genomic window of Pelotomaculum thermopropionicum SI:
- the Asd gene encoding aspartate-semialdehyde dehydrogenase: protein MKHFNVVIVGATGAVGQELIKVLEERNFPVKELKLCATSRSAGKVLFFRGRPHTVEVTTPDSFEGMDIALFAGGAASKEFGPAAVERGAVVVDNSSTFRMDPAVPLIVPEVNPEDVKWHKGIIANPNCSTILLVVALKPIHDAARIKRVVVATYQAVSGAGREGIDELTAQTKAVLEQREVKPEVFPYQIAFNLIPHIDVFMDLDYTKEEWKMVKETQKIMHDESIAVTATTVRVPVYRSHSEAVNIETERKITAAEARRLLGEFPGIVVMDDPAGKKYPMPLFTSHRDEVFVGRIREDNSIPNGLNIWVVADQIRKGAATNAVQIAELVVKYGCLARG from the coding sequence TTGAAACATTTCAACGTAGTCATTGTAGGGGCGACCGGAGCGGTAGGACAGGAACTGATCAAGGTGCTCGAAGAGCGCAATTTCCCCGTGAAGGAGCTGAAGCTATGTGCCACTTCCCGGTCGGCAGGCAAGGTCCTGTTTTTCCGCGGCAGGCCGCATACGGTTGAAGTGACCACCCCCGATTCGTTTGAAGGCATGGACATAGCTCTTTTTGCCGGGGGGGCGGCCAGCAAGGAATTTGGTCCGGCTGCTGTTGAACGCGGTGCCGTGGTTGTGGACAACAGCAGCACTTTCAGAATGGACCCGGCCGTGCCTTTGATAGTGCCGGAAGTCAACCCGGAAGACGTAAAGTGGCATAAAGGCATTATTGCCAATCCTAACTGCTCGACCATTCTGCTGGTGGTAGCTTTAAAACCGATTCATGATGCGGCAAGAATAAAAAGAGTGGTCGTGGCTACCTACCAGGCAGTATCAGGGGCCGGGCGGGAAGGAATAGACGAGCTTACCGCCCAGACAAAGGCTGTTCTGGAACAGCGCGAGGTTAAACCGGAAGTTTTCCCCTATCAGATTGCTTTTAACCTGATTCCTCATATTGATGTTTTCATGGATCTCGATTATACCAAAGAAGAGTGGAAGATGGTTAAGGAGACTCAAAAAATAATGCACGACGAATCAATTGCGGTAACGGCCACAACCGTAAGGGTGCCCGTTTACCGCAGCCACTCTGAGGCGGTAAACATCGAGACGGAGAGGAAGATCACTGCTGCGGAAGCAAGGCGGCTGCTCGGCGAGTTTCCCGGCATAGTGGTAATGGATGACCCGGCCGGAAAGAAATACCCCATGCCGCTCTTTACATCTCATCGCGATGAGGTTTTTGTAGGAAGGATCAGGGAGGATAACTCAATCCCCAACGGCTTAAACATCTGGGTGGTGGCCGATCAAATCCGTAAAGGGGCGGCCACAAATGCAGTTCAGATTGCGGAACTTGTTGTCAAGTACGGTTGCTTAGCCAGAGGATAA
- the LysC gene encoding aspartokinases has translation MKFIVQKFGGTSLVNDETRRMAAKKVIEAKNKGYLPVVVVSAIGRMGDPYATDTLLKLACDGNWELSPRESDLLMSCGEVISGVVMAATIQKEGHPAVFLTGLQAGIITDNNHNDARILKVNPENIIKHARDGKIIVVAGFQGATENGEITTLGRGGSDTTAAALGVALDAEWVDIYTDVEGIMTADPRIVSDARLLEVVTYNEICQLAHEGAKVIHPRAVEIAMQKDIPLRIKSTFSSAPGTLVTSRGEAYKGSIDITRDRTITGITYISDITQFRIPMDGCGDTAGLQRRMFEALALAGISIDFINVHPDVVIFTVKNSVAAKAAQILENMGLRPSILPDCAKVAAVGAGMTGVPGVMARIVGALADEKVQILQSSDSYTTIWVLVKKKDMEKSIRALHRQFGPGEKDIERR, from the coding sequence ATGAAATTTATAGTTCAGAAGTTTGGCGGCACTTCGCTTGTAAATGACGAGACGCGAAGAATGGCTGCCAAAAAAGTCATTGAAGCTAAAAATAAAGGTTATTTACCGGTAGTAGTTGTATCCGCTATTGGACGGATGGGCGACCCTTACGCTACGGACACGCTTTTGAAGCTGGCCTGTGACGGCAACTGGGAACTTTCGCCCCGCGAGTCCGATCTATTGATGTCGTGCGGGGAAGTAATTTCAGGGGTAGTGATGGCGGCCACCATCCAAAAAGAAGGCCACCCCGCCGTCTTTCTGACAGGTCTGCAGGCCGGGATAATTACCGACAATAATCATAATGATGCAAGGATTTTAAAGGTTAATCCCGAAAATATTATTAAGCACGCCCGTGACGGAAAGATAATAGTTGTGGCCGGCTTCCAGGGGGCAACGGAGAATGGCGAAATTACAACGCTGGGAAGGGGCGGGAGCGACACCACCGCCGCCGCGCTGGGAGTGGCCCTTGATGCTGAGTGGGTGGATATATATACCGATGTGGAGGGAATAATGACCGCCGATCCGCGGATTGTCTCCGATGCCAGGCTGCTGGAGGTGGTCACGTACAACGAGATCTGCCAGCTTGCCCACGAAGGAGCAAAGGTTATTCATCCACGCGCCGTAGAGATTGCCATGCAGAAAGATATCCCTTTAAGAATAAAATCAACTTTTAGCAGTGCACCGGGCACCCTGGTAACATCCCGCGGGGAGGCATACAAGGGGAGCATAGACATAACCAGAGATCGTACAATAACAGGGATCACCTATATTTCTGATATAACCCAGTTCAGGATACCTATGGATGGCTGCGGCGATACAGCCGGCCTGCAAAGGAGAATGTTTGAAGCCCTGGCCCTGGCCGGAATAAGCATCGATTTTATCAACGTACACCCGGATGTGGTTATTTTCACCGTAAAGAATTCTGTAGCCGCTAAAGCCGCGCAGATACTGGAGAATATGGGGCTCCGTCCCTCCATCCTGCCGGACTGCGCCAAGGTTGCGGCGGTCGGTGCAGGCATGACCGGTGTACCTGGCGTTATGGCAAGAATAGTTGGGGCGCTTGCCGATGAAAAGGTTCAGATTTTACAGTCGTCCGATTCATATACGACCATTTGGGTGCTGGTAAAAAAGAAAGACATGGAGAAAAGCATCCGGGCTTTGCACCGCCAGTTCGGTCCGGGTGAAAAAGATATTGAAAGAAGGTGA
- the DapB gene encoding dihydrodipicolinate reductase, translated as MIRVVVSGAYGRMGREVVKAVCKTEDMELVGAADKKGEGLDAGSVAEAGITGIIIENDLEKVLARTRPDVAVDFTGPQAAYHNAISCINHRVRPVVGTTGMNPDQIQKIIELSETAGIGGLIAPNFAIGALLMMKFAAEAARHFPNVEIIELHHDQKLDAPSGTAIKTAEVIMEQREGKSFQEPVSEYEKIPGARGGEFEGGIRIHSVRLPGLVAHQEVIFGGLGQTLTIRHDSLSRESFMPGVLLGIRKAMRLEKVVYGLEKIMFEQ; from the coding sequence TTGATCAGGGTTGTTGTTAGCGGAGCTTATGGACGCATGGGGCGGGAGGTTGTAAAGGCCGTTTGTAAAACGGAAGACATGGAGCTGGTGGGAGCCGCCGACAAAAAGGGTGAGGGCCTGGATGCGGGCTCTGTGGCGGAAGCGGGCATTACCGGAATAATTATCGAGAACGACCTGGAAAAAGTGCTGGCCAGAACCAGACCGGATGTTGCGGTGGACTTTACAGGGCCTCAGGCCGCTTATCACAACGCGATTTCGTGCATAAACCACAGGGTCAGGCCGGTTGTCGGCACTACAGGAATGAATCCCGACCAAATCCAGAAAATCATTGAGCTGTCGGAGACAGCAGGCATTGGCGGGCTGATTGCGCCGAATTTTGCCATTGGAGCCTTGTTAATGATGAAATTTGCCGCTGAGGCAGCACGCCATTTTCCCAATGTAGAAATTATCGAACTGCATCATGACCAGAAGCTGGATGCTCCCTCCGGCACGGCCATCAAGACGGCCGAGGTGATTATGGAGCAAAGGGAAGGCAAGTCTTTCCAGGAGCCGGTTTCGGAGTATGAAAAGATACCCGGTGCAAGGGGCGGTGAATTCGAGGGAGGAATCCGCATTCACAGCGTCAGGTTACCCGGTTTGGTGGCGCACCAGGAGGTAATATTCGGTGGGCTTGGCCAGACCCTCACCATAAGGCATGATTCCTTATCCCGGGAGTCCTTTATGCCCGGCGTGCTGCTGGGGATCCGCAAAGCAATGCGCCTGGAGAAGGTGGTATATGGTTTAGAGAAAATCATGTTTGAGCAGTAG
- the Dfp gene encoding phosphopantothenoylcysteine synthetase/decarboxylase, which produces MPGTGPSRQGGAKNGRPYSGQGYFKDYCRGNGRRLIWLSVMEVLAMQMKGIKVGFALTGSHCCLEYVIPQIRNLVREGAEVVPILSDAVNATDTRYGTGDGWKNILKEITGREAITTITEAEPIGPQKLLDVLVVAPCTGNTLAKLANGITDTAVLMSAKAQLRNRRPVVLALSTNDGLGMNARNIGLLLNTKNIYMVPFGQDNPTGKPNSLMARWDLITETVLEALKGRQIQPVLITH; this is translated from the coding sequence TTGCCTGGCACCGGGCCTTCCCGGCAAGGTGGCGCCAAAAACGGCCGGCCGTATTCTGGCCAGGGTTATTTCAAGGATTATTGCAGAGGAAACGGCAGGCGGTTAATCTGGCTTTCGGTTATGGAGGTGCTTGCAATGCAAATGAAAGGTATTAAAGTGGGCTTTGCCTTGACCGGTTCGCACTGCTGCCTGGAATATGTGATACCGCAAATACGCAATCTTGTTAGGGAGGGCGCTGAAGTAGTACCAATACTCAGCGATGCTGTTAATGCGACGGATACGAGGTACGGAACGGGCGACGGATGGAAGAACATTTTGAAAGAAATAACAGGCAGGGAGGCTATTACCACAATAACTGAGGCTGAACCGATAGGTCCTCAGAAACTGCTGGATGTGCTGGTTGTTGCTCCCTGCACCGGGAATACGCTGGCAAAGCTGGCCAACGGCATTACCGACACCGCTGTATTGATGTCCGCTAAGGCCCAGTTGAGAAACCGGCGACCGGTGGTACTGGCCCTCTCCACCAACGACGGGCTGGGCATGAATGCCAGAAACATTGGACTTCTTCTTAATACAAAAAACATTTACATGGTGCCTTTTGGACAGGATAACCCGACTGGCAAGCCGAACTCTTTAATGGCCAGGTGGGACCTGATTACGGAAACGGTGCTGGAGGCATTGAAGGGCAGGCAAATCCAGCCAGTTTTAATAACCCACTGA
- the DapA gene encoding dihydrodipicolinate synthase/N-acetylneuraminate lyase, which yields MISDFGRLVTAMVTPFNKDLSVNYNLTRKLARYLVQSGSDGLVVAGTTGESPTLSREEKVELFRVVVDEVGGRATVIAGTGSNSTSESISLTQAAQKVGVDAVMLVVPYYNKPSQEGLYRHFKAVAESTDLPIMLYNVPGRTSVNILPQTVARLAEIDNIVAIKEAGGNMDQISEMRRLLPDGFNVYSGDDSLTLPVLSLGGKGVVSVVSHLVGGRIQEMINAYTSGNTTLATEIHLELFPLFKGMFITTNPVPVKTALSLMGWEVGATRPPLAEASPAEKESIKNLLESMKLI from the coding sequence TTGATCAGCGATTTTGGCCGCCTTGTTACGGCTATGGTTACGCCTTTTAACAAGGACCTGAGCGTCAACTATAACCTGACCAGGAAACTTGCCCGCTATCTTGTTCAATCAGGTTCGGACGGACTGGTGGTAGCCGGAACAACGGGTGAGTCCCCCACACTTTCAAGGGAAGAAAAGGTAGAGCTTTTCAGGGTTGTTGTTGATGAGGTTGGCGGCAGGGCGACGGTTATTGCAGGCACAGGCAGTAATTCAACATCTGAGAGCATCTCTCTCACTCAGGCAGCGCAAAAGGTTGGCGTGGATGCCGTGATGCTGGTGGTGCCGTACTACAACAAGCCATCCCAGGAAGGGCTGTACCGGCACTTCAAAGCCGTGGCGGAAAGCACCGATCTGCCCATTATGCTTTATAATGTTCCCGGCAGGACTTCAGTAAATATTCTGCCCCAGACGGTCGCCAGGCTGGCCGAAATTGACAACATTGTTGCTATCAAAGAGGCAGGCGGAAACATGGACCAGATTAGCGAGATGCGCCGCCTCCTGCCGGACGGTTTCAACGTATACAGCGGCGATGATTCGCTTACCCTTCCCGTTTTGTCCCTGGGCGGCAAAGGAGTTGTAAGCGTAGTATCTCACCTGGTCGGGGGGCGCATTCAGGAAATGATTAATGCCTATACCTCGGGCAATACCACCCTGGCGACAGAAATTCATCTTGAGCTCTTTCCGCTTTTTAAAGGGATGTTTATAACAACCAATCCCGTTCCGGTGAAAACCGCACTGAGCTTGATGGGCTGGGAAGTCGGGGCGACCCGCCCGCCGTTAGCCGAAGCAAGCCCGGCAGAAAAAGAATCGATTAAGAATCTGCTGGAAAGCATGAAATTAATTTAA
- the ClpP gene encoding protease subunit of ATP-dependent Clp proteases produces the protein MNSFCFEPEPGIFPYEPEPAPYPEIVPEPERRVEPDRIEEPEQVPKPTKRVAGKAKGSLEAMKEIGSTSMPEVKSNIHCLTIVGQIEGHLVLPPQNKTTKYEHVIPQLVALEQAPEVEGILIVLNTVGGDVEAGLAIAEVIASISKPTVSVVLGGGHSIGVPIAVGAQYSFIAATASMTIHPIRLNGLVIGVPQTYEYLDKMQDRVVRFVVEHSKISEEKFRELMFRTGELARDIGTVLIGREAVEVGLIDAVGGVGEAVARLKNMIEGQKKERCAPGDFIYTDAT, from the coding sequence ATGAATTCCTTTTGTTTTGAGCCAGAGCCCGGCATTTTTCCGTATGAGCCGGAACCGGCCCCTTATCCTGAGATTGTGCCCGAGCCAGAGCGGCGGGTGGAGCCGGATCGCATTGAAGAACCGGAACAGGTGCCCAAACCCACCAAAAGGGTTGCCGGCAAGGCCAAAGGTTCGCTGGAAGCCATGAAAGAAATAGGATCGACCAGCATGCCGGAAGTTAAAAGCAACATCCATTGCCTGACCATAGTCGGTCAGATTGAAGGACATCTGGTCCTACCGCCGCAAAATAAAACCACCAAGTACGAGCATGTAATACCTCAACTGGTAGCCCTCGAGCAGGCCCCCGAAGTTGAGGGAATCTTAATTGTGCTCAATACGGTTGGCGGAGACGTAGAAGCAGGCCTGGCCATAGCAGAGGTTATTGCCAGCATATCCAAGCCCACCGTTTCGGTTGTTTTGGGCGGCGGGCACTCGATTGGAGTGCCGATTGCCGTTGGCGCGCAGTATTCATTTATTGCAGCCACGGCCAGCATGACAATTCATCCGATTCGCCTGAACGGCCTGGTAATCGGGGTGCCGCAGACCTACGAGTACCTGGACAAGATGCAGGACAGGGTGGTCAGGTTTGTTGTGGAGCACTCAAAAATCAGCGAGGAAAAGTTCCGCGAGTTAATGTTCAGAACCGGCGAACTGGCCAGGGATATCGGAACTGTTTTAATCGGCCGGGAGGCAGTGGAAGTCGGTTTAATCGATGCTGTTGGAGGAGTAGGCGAAGCCGTGGCCAGGCTTAAAAATATGATCGAAGGGCAGAAAAAAGAGAGGTGTGCGCCTGGTGATTTTATATACACCGATGCAACTTGA
- a CDS encoding hypothetical protein (containing partial CysG (COG1648), siroheme synthase (precorrin-2 oxidase/ferrochelatase domain)) — protein sequence MLPALEGTRVAVIGGDARELVLVEELVKSGAQVNVAGLPAGEIKGVCHFSAAGDCLGGIKALILPVPGIDENGRVYSAFAEKSPVLTDEVMAEVPPGALVFTGVARPLLSRMVSRRGLRLIELMKLNEVAILNSIPSAEGAIQMAMEMLPVTIHGITAYVLGFGRTGMTLARLLGAMGARTRVVARKPEHLARIFEMNLIPVPLQHMADCLGEAEVIFNTIPALVLTREVLMKLSPGTVIIDIASAPGGTDFRAAESLGIKACLAPGLPGKVAPKTAGRILARVISRIIAEETAGG from the coding sequence ATGCTGCCAGCACTGGAGGGTACCAGAGTTGCCGTCATCGGAGGAGATGCCAGGGAACTGGTTCTGGTTGAGGAACTGGTTAAGTCGGGGGCACAGGTAAATGTTGCCGGCCTTCCGGCAGGAGAGATAAAAGGGGTGTGCCATTTCAGCGCTGCCGGGGATTGTCTTGGTGGTATAAAAGCATTAATCCTCCCGGTTCCAGGCATTGACGAGAATGGCCGGGTTTACAGTGCTTTTGCGGAAAAGTCCCCGGTTCTTACCGATGAAGTGATGGCAGAGGTCCCGCCCGGAGCTCTTGTTTTTACAGGAGTGGCAAGGCCGCTGCTGAGCCGGATGGTTTCCCGGAGGGGGTTGCGTTTAATTGAACTGATGAAGCTTAACGAGGTGGCCATTTTAAACTCAATCCCCTCTGCAGAAGGTGCAATTCAGATGGCAATGGAAATGCTGCCTGTAACCATTCACGGCATTACGGCTTATGTTTTGGGCTTCGGCCGCACCGGGATGACCCTGGCCCGCCTTCTTGGAGCAATGGGCGCCCGGACCAGGGTAGTTGCCAGAAAACCCGAGCACCTGGCCCGGATTTTCGAAATGAACCTTATTCCCGTGCCGCTTCAACACATGGCCGATTGCCTTGGTGAAGCGGAAGTTATTTTTAACACCATACCGGCACTGGTGTTAACCCGGGAAGTGCTAATGAAGCTTTCCCCCGGCACCGTTATTATCGATATTGCCTCGGCACCGGGTGGTACGGACTTCCGTGCGGCGGAAAGTCTGGGTATTAAAGCTTGCCTGGCACCGGGCCTTCCCGGCAAGGTGGCGCCAAAAACGGCCGGCCGTATTCTGGCCAGGGTTATTTCAAGGATTATTGCAGAGGAAACGGCAGGCGGTTAA
- a CDS encoding predicted hydrolase (metallo-beta-lactamase superfamily): MTKEPKLSLIPLGGLGEIGKNMMVVRFGENILLVDCGLMFPEEEMLGIDIVIPDISYLLENREIVRGIVLTHGHEDHIGALPYVLRQLKVPVYGTKLTLGLLQGKLKEQGIYGEAALHTVKPRDSVQIGPFKVEFIRVSHSIPDAVAVAIHTPLGVVLHTGDFKIDQTPVDGQVTDFQRLAQLGEKGVLVLLSDSTNAERPGYTMSERVVGNTFDETFRQTTDRIIIATFATNVHRLQQAIQAAYKHNRKVAVVGRSMVNVVNIANELGYMDIPEGTLVELEEANRLPRSRVVILTTGSQGEPMSALTRMALADHRQVEILPGDTIIISAIPIPGNEKLVARIIDQLFKQGARVIYEPVSGIHVSGHPSQEELKLMINLVRPKFFVPVHGEYRMLIKHAELARDVGVLPENIFVAENGQVLEFTRRSGRIVGRVTAGKVLVDGLGVGDVGNIVLRDRKLLSQDGILIVVVTINRESGLIMAGPDIVSRGFVYVRESEELLEEAKIKVKSALDKCTEKGISEWSSIKSQVRDALGKFLYEKTRRRPMILPIIMEV, encoded by the coding sequence TTGACAAAAGAACCCAAATTGTCCCTGATCCCCCTTGGGGGGCTCGGGGAAATCGGCAAGAACATGATGGTGGTGAGATTTGGGGAAAATATATTGCTGGTTGACTGCGGCTTAATGTTCCCGGAAGAGGAAATGCTCGGCATAGACATTGTTATCCCGGACATAAGCTACCTGCTTGAAAACAGGGAAATAGTCCGGGGGATAGTGCTTACCCACGGGCATGAGGACCATATTGGAGCGCTTCCATATGTCTTGCGCCAGTTAAAAGTTCCCGTTTACGGAACCAAGCTCACCCTTGGGCTTTTGCAGGGCAAGCTAAAAGAGCAGGGCATTTACGGAGAAGCGGCATTGCACACGGTAAAACCAAGGGATAGTGTTCAGATCGGGCCTTTTAAGGTTGAATTTATCAGAGTTTCCCACAGTATCCCGGATGCGGTTGCCGTTGCCATACACACTCCCTTGGGCGTGGTGCTTCATACAGGCGACTTCAAGATCGACCAGACACCTGTTGACGGCCAGGTGACTGACTTTCAGCGTCTGGCCCAGCTAGGCGAAAAAGGTGTTCTGGTTTTGCTGTCTGATAGCACCAATGCGGAAAGACCGGGTTATACCATGTCCGAGCGGGTTGTAGGGAACACTTTCGACGAGACCTTCCGGCAGACGACGGACAGAATTATTATTGCCACTTTTGCCACTAACGTGCACAGGCTTCAGCAGGCCATCCAGGCAGCGTATAAACACAACCGGAAAGTTGCCGTGGTGGGCAGGAGCATGGTGAATGTGGTCAATATTGCCAATGAACTGGGGTACATGGATATACCGGAAGGGACCCTGGTTGAACTGGAGGAGGCCAACCGCCTGCCCAGAAGCAGAGTGGTCATTCTTACCACAGGCAGCCAGGGCGAGCCGATGTCTGCCCTGACCAGAATGGCGCTGGCCGACCACCGGCAGGTAGAGATTTTGCCGGGAGACACAATCATTATATCGGCTATTCCCATACCGGGCAATGAAAAGCTGGTGGCGCGGATCATTGACCAGCTTTTCAAGCAGGGAGCACGTGTAATTTATGAGCCTGTTTCCGGGATACACGTTTCCGGCCACCCCAGCCAGGAAGAATTAAAGCTGATGATCAATCTGGTCCGGCCCAAGTTTTTTGTTCCGGTTCACGGCGAATACAGGATGCTGATCAAACATGCGGAACTGGCCAGGGACGTTGGAGTGCTGCCTGAAAATATTTTTGTGGCGGAAAACGGCCAGGTGCTCGAGTTTACTCGCCGATCGGGGCGGATAGTCGGCAGGGTGACGGCGGGCAAAGTGCTGGTGGACGGACTGGGTGTCGGAGATGTGGGCAATATCGTTTTAAGAGATCGCAAGCTGCTTTCCCAAGACGGCATTCTAATTGTGGTTGTCACCATAAACCGTGAAAGCGGGCTGATTATGGCCGGTCCGGATATTGTTTCCAGAGGGTTCGTATATGTGCGCGAATCGGAAGAACTGCTGGAGGAGGCTAAAATAAAGGTAAAAAGTGCCCTGGATAAATGCACCGAAAAGGGCATATCGGAATGGTCGTCCATTAAATCTCAGGTCAGGGATGCCCTGGGTAAATTTCTTTACGAAAAAACCAGGAGAAGGCCAATGATTTTGCCAATCATCATGGAGGTATGA
- the BacA gene encoding Uncharacterized bacitracin resistance protein — protein sequence MTVFQALVLGIIQGLGEFLPISSSAHLVLVPWLFGWQYAGLTFDVALHLGTLISIAAFFWKEWIVLIGSALRRRGTHEARMFWYLVLATVPGAVMGYLLEEQAETVFRTPLLIGIMLIVMGIFLYWADAKKPAVKGMREISMADSLLIGLSQAFAIIPGVSRSGVTMTAGRALGLSRETAARFSFLLSTPIIVGAGLFKLKDITPGDVNTAFITGVASSALVGFISISFLLKYLTGRSFALFVWYRLVAGLAVIVLAAARQFGF from the coding sequence TTGACAGTATTTCAAGCTCTGGTGCTGGGCATTATTCAGGGGTTAGGCGAGTTTTTGCCGATTTCCAGTTCGGCGCATCTGGTTCTAGTTCCCTGGCTTTTTGGCTGGCAGTACGCAGGATTGACGTTTGACGTGGCGTTGCATCTGGGTACACTTATATCAATAGCAGCCTTTTTCTGGAAAGAGTGGATCGTTTTGATTGGCAGTGCCCTTAGGCGTAGGGGAACGCACGAAGCCAGGATGTTCTGGTATCTGGTTCTGGCAACAGTACCCGGTGCGGTAATGGGTTACCTTTTGGAAGAACAAGCCGAAACGGTATTTCGCACCCCTCTGTTGATAGGGATTATGCTGATTGTCATGGGTATCTTCTTATACTGGGCGGATGCAAAAAAGCCTGCGGTTAAGGGTATGAGAGAGATATCCATGGCCGACAGCCTGTTAATAGGGCTTTCTCAAGCCTTTGCCATTATTCCCGGCGTGTCCCGTTCCGGGGTAACCATGACGGCCGGGCGGGCGCTGGGTTTAAGCCGCGAGACGGCCGCCAGATTTTCTTTTCTGCTCTCTACGCCGATAATAGTTGGCGCGGGTCTGTTCAAATTAAAAGATATTACTCCGGGCGACGTTAACACTGCTTTTATAACTGGTGTGGCATCATCCGCCCTGGTTGGCTTTATATCCATCAGTTTTCTCCTGAAGTACCTAACCGGACGGAGTTTTGCACTGTTTGTCTGGTACCGCCTGGTAGCCGGCCTTGCCGTCATCGTCCTGGCGGCGGCAAGGCAGTTCGGGTTTTAA